In a single window of the Olivibacter sp. SDN3 genome:
- the dapF gene encoding diaminopimelate epimerase — protein MNSISLHVYYGEILRMKFYKYQGAGNDFVLIDNRDNNFNAEDTALVAHLCDRRFGIGADGLMLLQEKGGYDFEMLYYNADGNLGSMCGNGGRCIVAFAKHLGIIQTKTTFLAVDGAHEATINQEADWVSLKMIDVSQIRKDGDAYVLNTGSPHYIKTVKNLQQFPVVEEGRAIRYHPTYKEDGINVNFVEAIDKGYAVRTYERGVEDETLACGTGVTAVALAMAYVSNQTGILNTPIKAQGGALNIQFHHQGDGIFHEIYLEGPAHLVFEGDIN, from the coding sequence ATGAATTCGATAAGTTTGCATGTTTATTACGGAGAAATATTACGGATGAAATTCTATAAATACCAAGGTGCCGGAAATGATTTTGTATTGATCGATAACCGAGACAATAACTTTAACGCTGAGGATACAGCCTTGGTTGCCCATTTATGTGATAGACGCTTCGGTATCGGAGCCGATGGCTTGATGTTATTGCAGGAAAAGGGGGGGTATGATTTTGAGATGCTTTATTATAATGCTGATGGTAATTTGGGGAGTATGTGCGGAAATGGAGGCCGTTGTATCGTTGCCTTTGCTAAGCATTTAGGTATTATCCAGACTAAAACAACTTTTCTGGCGGTGGATGGTGCTCATGAGGCAACTATTAATCAGGAGGCCGATTGGGTAAGTTTAAAGATGATCGATGTTTCACAGATTAGAAAAGACGGCGACGCCTATGTGTTGAACACAGGATCTCCTCACTATATCAAGACAGTTAAAAACCTTCAGCAGTTTCCGGTAGTAGAAGAGGGGCGGGCCATTCGTTATCACCCTACGTACAAAGAAGACGGTATTAATGTAAACTTTGTAGAGGCTATTGATAAAGGCTATGCTGTACGTACCTATGAAAGAGGAGTGGAAGATGAAACGCTGGCGTGTGGTACCGGTGTAACAGCGGTAGCCCTTGCTATGGCTTATGTCTCAAACCAGACAGGTATCCTTAATACCCCCATAAAAGCACAGGGCGGGGCGCTTAATATTCAATTTCATCATCAGGGAGATGGTATTTTCCATGAGATCTATTTGGAAGGCCCGGCACATTTGGTTTTTGAGGGGGATATTAATTGA
- a CDS encoding ligase-associated DNA damage response exonuclease encodes MLTFNKKGIYCKQAKVYIDPWVPVNKAIITHAHADHARSGHQHYLCHKDTEALLRLRLGKDIKTEALQYNEPIHINGVRISLHPAGHIIGSAQVRLEYKGEIWVVSGDYKLQNDNLSTPFEPLRCHHFITESTFGLPIYHFPDPALIKTQTLDWIANNQKQKINSLLVGYSLGKAQRIIQQLQEVDMPIFAHGAITTIQNQLIHLGKPLVPVTYASVENIQSIGSPYLVIMPPSAVGTPWLKKFMPYETAFYSGWMQLRGARRRRNVNRGFILSDHADWNQLNNAIKISQAENIYVTHGYKSIYAKWLREEYQLNAVEVDTLYDDQLLNEEANGDTLQ; translated from the coding sequence ATGCTTACATTTAATAAAAAAGGTATTTATTGCAAACAGGCTAAAGTCTATATCGATCCTTGGGTACCGGTAAACAAGGCGATCATTACACATGCTCACGCTGATCATGCGAGGAGTGGACACCAGCATTACCTCTGCCATAAAGATACCGAAGCCTTATTGAGATTGAGGTTAGGGAAAGATATTAAAACCGAGGCGCTCCAGTACAATGAGCCTATCCACATCAACGGAGTCCGCATATCTTTGCATCCCGCAGGCCATATCATTGGCTCGGCTCAGGTTCGCCTAGAATACAAAGGAGAAATATGGGTTGTTTCCGGCGATTATAAATTACAAAACGATAATTTATCTACTCCTTTTGAACCCCTCAGATGTCATCACTTCATCACCGAGTCTACTTTTGGACTACCCATATACCATTTCCCTGATCCGGCACTTATCAAAACACAGACATTAGACTGGATCGCGAATAACCAAAAACAAAAAATAAATTCGCTCCTGGTAGGTTATTCTCTTGGGAAAGCGCAACGTATTATTCAGCAATTGCAGGAAGTAGATATGCCCATATTTGCTCACGGGGCAATTACAACTATTCAAAACCAATTGATCCACTTGGGTAAGCCATTAGTTCCGGTAACCTATGCATCGGTAGAAAATATCCAATCGATAGGTAGCCCCTACCTAGTTATCATGCCTCCCAGTGCAGTCGGTACACCTTGGTTAAAGAAGTTTATGCCTTATGAAACCGCTTTCTATAGTGGTTGGATGCAACTCCGAGGCGCCCGGCGGCGGCGAAATGTAAACCGTGGGTTTATTTTATCAGATCATGCCGATTGGAACCAACTCAATAATGCCATCAAAATTTCACAAGCAGAAAACATCTATGTAACTCATGGCTATAAGTCAATATATGCCAAATGGCTGAGGGAAGAATATCAATTAAATGCCGTTGAAGTAGATACACTATATGACGATCAATTGCTAAACGAGGAGGCCAACGGTGATACACTTCAATGA
- a CDS encoding ATP-dependent DNA ligase has protein sequence MIHFNELFQNIDKTTSTNKKVEALVNYFRSAPIDDVLWSIYLLIGKSSGRVIKTAIMRQAAIHLSRIPAWLFEESYHIVGDLAETIALSLPPPIIEKAYTLSETMRFLSNMPTLPDEEKEKAISERWMETAPEERFIFNKLITGNFRVGVSKQLVIKALAITYSKPTNELTHRLMGNWHPNSVTLAHLLLNERAEERSYEPYPFFLAYPLDQEPAKLGDVQDWFIERKYDGIRGQIIVRNQEIYIWSRGEDLLTDKFPEFHPLKRWLPNGTVIDGEILPSKNQQILPFSLLQTRIGRKKLSKKILDDAPLIMICYDLLEHDGQDTRRLPMLKRRTMLQRLLKNMPTPSPLQLSPIVHCQSWEEVKKERLQSRAYFCEGLMLKRKDSIYETGRRRGSWWKWKIDPYTIDGVLIYAQRGHGRRANLYTDYTFAVWDGDALVPFAKAYSGLTDKEIQAVDTWVKRHTIDKFGPVRSVTASLVFELAFEGISASPRHKSGIALRFPRILRWRKDKTAQEANTKADLLALLKESNNNR, from the coding sequence GTGATACACTTCAATGAATTGTTTCAAAATATCGACAAAACAACTTCCACTAATAAGAAGGTAGAGGCGTTGGTAAACTATTTTCGCTCGGCGCCTATAGATGATGTGTTATGGAGTATTTATCTCTTAATCGGGAAATCAAGTGGTCGGGTAATCAAAACCGCCATCATGCGCCAGGCGGCTATCCACTTATCGCGAATCCCGGCTTGGCTATTTGAAGAGTCTTATCATATCGTTGGCGACTTAGCTGAAACCATTGCATTATCTTTACCCCCGCCAATCATAGAAAAAGCGTATACACTTAGTGAAACCATGCGCTTTTTATCCAACATGCCCACCTTGCCCGACGAAGAAAAAGAAAAAGCCATTAGCGAACGCTGGATGGAAACTGCTCCCGAAGAACGCTTTATTTTCAATAAACTAATCACTGGAAACTTCAGGGTGGGAGTCTCCAAACAGTTGGTTATTAAAGCGCTCGCAATTACCTACAGTAAACCCACCAATGAGTTAACACATCGTTTAATGGGGAATTGGCACCCCAATTCCGTCACCTTAGCGCATTTATTACTAAATGAACGTGCAGAGGAAAGAAGCTACGAGCCCTATCCTTTCTTTTTAGCTTACCCACTGGATCAAGAACCAGCCAAACTGGGGGATGTACAGGATTGGTTTATTGAACGCAAGTATGATGGCATAAGGGGACAAATTATCGTACGTAATCAGGAAATTTATATTTGGAGCCGTGGTGAGGATCTGCTCACAGACAAATTCCCTGAATTTCATCCCTTAAAGCGCTGGCTTCCTAATGGAACAGTGATTGACGGTGAAATCCTTCCCTCCAAAAACCAACAGATTCTTCCATTTTCACTTTTACAAACACGTATTGGACGCAAGAAGCTCAGTAAAAAAATCTTGGATGATGCTCCGCTGATTATGATTTGTTACGATCTCTTAGAACATGACGGCCAGGATACCCGTCGGTTGCCTATGCTAAAGAGACGCACCATGTTACAGAGGCTCCTGAAAAACATGCCTACACCGTCCCCGCTACAGTTGTCGCCCATCGTTCATTGCCAATCATGGGAAGAGGTAAAAAAAGAACGCTTACAGTCGAGGGCTTATTTTTGTGAAGGATTAATGTTAAAACGAAAGGATAGTATTTATGAAACAGGAAGACGACGAGGGAGCTGGTGGAAATGGAAGATAGATCCTTATACGATCGACGGGGTGTTAATATATGCACAACGCGGGCATGGCAGGAGAGCAAACCTCTATACGGATTATACCTTTGCTGTTTGGGACGGCGATGCACTGGTACCCTTTGCCAAAGCCTATTCCGGTCTCACAGATAAAGAAATTCAGGCTGTAGATACTTGGGTAAAACGCCATACCATTGACAAGTTCGGTCCTGTGAGAAGTGTAACCGCATCCTTGGTTTTTGAACTGGCTTTTGAGGGTATCAGCGCCTCTCCCAGACACAAATCTGGCATTGCTCTTCGTTTTCCGCGTATTCTGCGATGGCGAAAAGACAAAACAGCTCAAGAAGCGAATACTAAAGCGGATCTCTTAGCCCTTTTGAAAGAAAGTAATAACAATAGATAA
- a CDS encoding ligase-associated DNA damage response DEXH box helicase, whose translation MRKQNMALAAKWFRQKNWSPHKFQKETWQAIASGKSGLLNAPTGYGKTYAMWFGILERLLASRASKEVSRGTYCLWLTPLRSLSQEMFLALNRVNQDLSLGLDIALRTGDTAIKERQRQAKEHPDVLITTPESVHLMLAQKGYAKRLNGIRFVVVDEWHELLGSKRGVLTELALSRLKQLNPTLQIWGISATIGNLEEAKNILLGTKETNNGCIVRANLPKKTEITTIMPEKLDKFPWAGHLGVYLAPEVIKIIEHAGTCLIFTNTRSQAEIWYRELLKLQPNLAGILALHHGSLSEEIRQWVEQSLHLGKLKAVVCTSSLDLGVDFRPVDTVVQIGSAKGIARFLQRAGRSGHQPGATSKIWFLPTHSLEIIEGAALRYAENHQLMENRIPYIRSFDVLIQYLVTLAVSDGFYPMEIFNEVKQTHCFASISMHEFNQCLLLITQGGKTLDAYDEFHKVVIENGLYKVISRKIAMRHRLSIGAIVSDTMMSVKYPSGRYIGSIEEWFISRLHIGDTFWFAGKNLELIRVKDLQAIVRLSNRKKGIVPSWMGGRLPLSTHLSMAIRHMLDEWQQNTPNTMPEMTFLRPLFKEQERRSALPSGESFVIEKTQTKEGYHLFFYPFEGKFVHEGMAALFAHRLSLHRPYTFSIAMNDYGFELLSDQEIQIEEAISNGLLSTENLSTDIQQSVNMTEMARKRFRDIAGIAGLVFQGFPERKIKTKHLQANAGLFFKVFEEYEPENLLLREAYDEVFDFQLDYARLHHALNRISMQKILIKHPSKLTPFAFPIFAESFRERFSNEALEDRLNKIIAQL comes from the coding sequence ATGCGTAAACAAAACATGGCTTTGGCAGCAAAGTGGTTTCGCCAGAAAAACTGGTCGCCCCACAAATTCCAAAAAGAAACCTGGCAGGCGATAGCTTCTGGAAAATCAGGCCTGCTAAACGCCCCAACAGGTTATGGAAAAACCTATGCCATGTGGTTCGGCATATTAGAACGTTTATTGGCATCTCGAGCGTCAAAAGAAGTGTCACGTGGAACATACTGCTTATGGTTAACACCCCTGCGTTCTTTATCACAAGAAATGTTCTTGGCATTGAACCGGGTGAACCAGGATTTATCATTAGGTTTAGATATTGCCCTCCGCACCGGCGATACGGCAATTAAAGAGCGACAGCGACAGGCGAAAGAACATCCAGATGTTTTGATTACCACGCCAGAAAGCGTACATCTTATGCTGGCGCAAAAAGGCTATGCGAAGAGATTGAACGGTATCCGCTTTGTCGTAGTTGACGAGTGGCATGAGTTGCTCGGGAGCAAAAGAGGTGTACTTACGGAACTTGCACTATCTCGATTGAAGCAATTAAACCCGACACTGCAAATCTGGGGAATTTCAGCTACCATTGGCAATCTGGAGGAGGCCAAAAACATCTTATTGGGAACAAAGGAAACAAACAACGGATGTATTGTCAGAGCTAATCTTCCGAAAAAAACCGAGATCACTACAATTATGCCCGAAAAACTAGATAAGTTCCCCTGGGCCGGTCATCTCGGCGTATACCTTGCTCCGGAAGTAATAAAAATTATTGAACATGCCGGTACCTGCCTGATATTCACCAATACGCGTTCGCAAGCCGAGATCTGGTACCGGGAGCTTTTGAAACTTCAACCCAATCTTGCAGGTATATTAGCGCTGCACCACGGTTCGTTAAGTGAAGAAATTAGGCAGTGGGTAGAACAATCGTTGCATTTAGGAAAATTAAAGGCCGTAGTTTGCACCAGCAGTCTTGATCTCGGCGTAGACTTTAGACCGGTAGATACTGTAGTACAGATTGGCTCGGCAAAGGGAATTGCTCGCTTTCTTCAACGTGCCGGACGCAGTGGGCATCAGCCAGGAGCAACCAGCAAAATTTGGTTTTTGCCTACTCATTCTCTTGAAATCATCGAAGGAGCGGCACTGCGTTATGCCGAAAACCATCAATTAATGGAAAATAGAATTCCTTACATCCGCTCATTTGACGTACTGATTCAGTATTTGGTGACACTCGCGGTATCGGATGGGTTCTACCCCATGGAAATTTTTAACGAAGTGAAACAAACACACTGCTTTGCATCTATCTCCATGCACGAGTTTAATCAATGTTTGTTACTTATTACCCAAGGCGGAAAAACCTTAGATGCCTATGATGAATTTCATAAAGTGGTTATCGAAAATGGTCTATATAAAGTCATCAGCAGAAAGATAGCTATGCGGCATCGTCTAAGCATTGGAGCTATCGTAAGCGATACGATGATGAGTGTTAAATATCCAAGCGGCAGATACATTGGCAGCATTGAAGAGTGGTTTATTTCCCGCTTGCATATAGGCGATACGTTTTGGTTTGCAGGAAAAAATCTCGAACTTATTCGCGTAAAAGATCTGCAGGCTATCGTCCGGCTGTCCAATCGTAAAAAAGGAATTGTTCCTTCATGGATGGGAGGTCGGTTGCCCCTCTCCACACACCTTTCCATGGCCATCCGACATATGTTGGATGAATGGCAACAGAATACCCCCAACACCATGCCAGAAATGACCTTTCTTAGGCCATTATTTAAGGAACAGGAACGACGTAGTGCTCTTCCAAGCGGCGAAAGCTTTGTTATTGAGAAAACGCAAACAAAGGAAGGTTATCACCTGTTCTTCTATCCCTTTGAAGGTAAATTTGTACATGAAGGCATGGCAGCATTATTCGCCCACCGTCTAAGTCTCCATCGGCCATATACCTTTTCCATCGCCATGAATGACTATGGTTTCGAGCTGCTGAGTGATCAGGAAATTCAGATAGAAGAAGCTATTTCGAATGGTCTATTATCAACGGAAAACCTAAGTACTGACATTCAGCAGAGTGTTAATATGACGGAGATGGCCCGTAAAAGATTTCGCGATATTGCGGGCATTGCGGGATTAGTATTTCAAGGCTTCCCGGAAAGAAAAATCAAAACAAAACACCTACAGGCAAATGCCGGCCTTTTTTTTAAGGTTTTTGAGGAATACGAGCCGGAAAACTTACTACTTCGCGAGGCCTACGATGAGGTGTTTGATTTCCAACTGGATTATGCTCGTTTACATCATGCGCTTAATCGCATTTCTATGCAGAAGATACTTATAAAACATCCAAGTAAACTAACGCCATTTGCTTTTCCTATCTTTGCTGAGTCGTTTCGGGAACGGTTCAGTAATGAAGCATTGGAAGACCGGCTGAACAAGATCATAGCGCAACTCTAA
- the pdeM gene encoding ligase-associated DNA damage response endonuclease PdeM, producing MNEALHTFFLGGKTVYLLPEKCIFLPENATLVLADIHLGKAAHFRKSGIIIPANAGTLQDYAKLHRLISKYQPKRILFLGDLFHSDTNKSWQHFLDFFHLYPQIKLILVRGNHDILPENVYQEANLALWEEQLEEEFIIYSHAPLAAVPSGMLNIAGHVHPATILTGKGKQKLRLPCFHYQPPLFLLPAFGDLTGTFILPKGNAKQFVVTNKSVVAL from the coding sequence ATGAACGAAGCTCTTCATACCTTCTTTTTAGGCGGCAAAACTGTTTACTTGCTACCTGAGAAATGCATATTTCTACCCGAAAATGCAACCCTGGTCCTTGCAGATATACATCTCGGAAAAGCTGCTCATTTTAGGAAATCTGGAATCATCATTCCCGCTAATGCAGGCACGTTACAAGACTACGCTAAACTGCATCGCTTGATATCAAAATACCAGCCAAAACGAATCTTATTCTTAGGTGATCTTTTTCACAGCGATACGAACAAATCCTGGCAACACTTTTTAGACTTCTTTCACCTTTATCCTCAAATAAAACTGATTTTAGTTAGAGGCAACCATGATATCTTGCCGGAGAACGTATATCAGGAAGCTAATTTAGCGTTGTGGGAAGAGCAACTTGAAGAAGAATTTATCATCTATTCGCATGCTCCGCTAGCAGCAGTTCCCAGTGGAATGCTTAATATAGCTGGCCATGTACACCCCGCGACTATTTTGACGGGAAAAGGAAAACAAAAACTGAGGCTACCGTGCTTTCATTATCAGCCCCCTTTGTTTCTACTCCCTGCTTTCGGTGATTTAACCGGCACCTTTATATTGCCTAAAGGGAACGCTAAACAATTTGTTGTTACCAATAAATCTGTAGTGGCTTTATAA
- a CDS encoding hybrid sensor histidine kinase/response regulator: protein MILIVDDKQENLISLKKFLESNNFKVHTASSGEDALKKVLKTTYALIILDVQMPGMDGFEVAELISGYSKAVDTPIIFLSAVNTEKKFITKGYETGGIDYLTKPFDPDILLLKVKTFYRLFEQAQAMHNMQETLKQEIEHRKLLENKKDEFISIASHELKTPLTSVRGYLQLLERLPETTNNEKYKKYLAKTSAQLDKLRDLIDDLLDISKIESGKMKFNFQHIPIKKLVDNTIENISQMHPKHTFKRYGDVDTFIYGDEMRLEQVLINYLTNAIKYSPNSTEIHIESKMTHDHKVQIGVRDFGIGIPPDKISNLFDKFYRVEESSYKFQGLGMGLYICKEIIARHKGEYGVESELNKGSLFYFRLPLN, encoded by the coding sequence ATGATACTAATCGTTGACGACAAGCAGGAGAATCTAATTTCTCTAAAAAAATTTCTAGAATCGAACAATTTTAAAGTACATACTGCATCATCAGGAGAAGACGCTCTTAAGAAGGTATTAAAAACTACCTATGCCCTCATTATATTAGATGTTCAAATGCCTGGCATGGACGGCTTTGAGGTTGCCGAACTTATTTCCGGTTACAGCAAAGCGGTAGATACCCCGATTATTTTCTTATCCGCAGTAAATACCGAGAAAAAATTCATTACTAAAGGATATGAAACCGGAGGTATAGATTACCTAACCAAACCATTTGATCCCGACATACTATTGCTGAAAGTAAAAACCTTCTATCGATTATTTGAGCAGGCTCAAGCGATGCACAATATGCAGGAAACCCTGAAACAGGAAATTGAACATCGCAAGCTATTAGAGAATAAAAAAGACGAGTTCATCAGTATTGCGAGTCACGAATTAAAAACACCATTAACAAGCGTTAGGGGGTACCTACAGCTACTGGAACGCCTTCCTGAAACCACAAACAACGAAAAATACAAAAAATACTTGGCCAAAACCAGCGCCCAACTGGATAAGCTTCGCGATCTAATTGACGACTTATTGGATATCTCTAAAATCGAAAGCGGAAAAATGAAATTTAACTTTCAACATATTCCGATAAAGAAATTAGTCGATAACACCATAGAAAACATCAGTCAAATGCATCCTAAGCATACTTTTAAACGGTATGGAGATGTCGATACATTTATTTACGGAGATGAAATGCGCCTAGAACAGGTATTGATCAATTACCTAACTAATGCCATTAAATATTCACCTAATTCGACCGAAATCCATATTGAAAGCAAAATGACCCATGACCATAAAGTACAGATCGGTGTTCGCGACTTTGGAATAGGCATTCCGCCAGATAAAATCAGCAATTTGTTCGACAAATTTTATAGGGTTGAAGAATCTTCATACAAATTCCAAGGCTTAGGAATGGGCTTATACATTTGTAAAGAGATTATTGCACGGCACAAAGGCGAATACGGCGTTGAAAGTGAACTTAACAAAGGGTCTTTGTTTTATTTCAGGCTGCCTCTTAATTGA